One genomic window of Arachis stenosperma cultivar V10309 chromosome 10, arast.V10309.gnm1.PFL2, whole genome shotgun sequence includes the following:
- the LOC130957243 gene encoding uncharacterized protein LOC130957243: protein MGFEKAGAERKLQLQELESLRLEAYENSRLYKEKVRVVHDKNIKHKEFRPGELVLLYNSRLRLMPGKLRSKWKGPYRVEKAEQYGVFHLRHPSSPKILKVNGHRLKLYHGEKMKDKMELVIFLLEDPPSVDN from the coding sequence ATGGGATTTGAGAAAgccggagctgaaaggaagttgcaatTACAGGAACTAGAGAGCCTTCGCTTAGAAGCATATGAGAATTCCAGGCTATACAAGGAGAAGGTGAGGGTTGTACATGACAAGAATATAAAGCACAAAGAGTTCAGACCTGGTGAGTTAGTTCTCCTCTACaactccaggttgagactcatgccaggcaagctgAGATCCAAATGGAAAGGCCCCTATAGGGTGGAAAAGGCTGAACAATATGGCGTCTTTCACCTGCGTCATCCCTCAAGCCCCAAGATCCTCAAAGTTAATGGTCACCGCCTAAAGCTTTACCATGGTGAGAAGATGAAGGACAAAATGGAACTGGTGATCTTCCTCCTAGAAGATCCACCATCAGTAGACAACTGA